From the genome of Ptychodera flava strain L36383 chromosome 20, AS_Pfla_20210202, whole genome shotgun sequence, one region includes:
- the LOC139119909 gene encoding uncharacterized protein isoform X1: MDYETIPGINDSDGRIEQQRNAPFITRFSLAFLGFPFESAKLRRCINHIKMAPSLGDNSQDASCAICESVAPLPRYKGTPRLWKRQRIGYVIWLAFLATLSTVCLSHKIYHRWGNEHFTLYIMSYCSFMGPVAAIALYRLVAFFTPCPPDGTRAIYALTNSHVVGLLKRSDVSNSIWAGYLYHLSASVCLFLNISFELHHVFTDCPSLDGWGLFYFVTETFAFFTFSSFWYVTLLMRRAMQADMKKVARFLEETHNNNALCRQRIMETFVEFSRLNSFMSGWIVLLVNVNAFKLSCHLFWNYVIYSEQSHLASATLINMLISVEVLTYFILPFFAVGWFNIDYIWKNFMAHVEYLQSENEYWPCFKMIKHLQPAVNNVTITLVFSVLTVFLSLQFTTQYAEYWDEDSVCHTVSAIYNITTGKI, encoded by the exons ATGGATTATGAAACTATCCCTGGTATTAATGACAGTGATGGACGTATCGAACAACAGAGGAATGCACCTTTCATAACGAGGTTCAGCCTGGCTTTTCTTGGATTCCCCTTCGAATCAGCCAAGCTTCGCAGATGTATCAATCACATAAAAATGGCGCCATCCCTCGGTGACAATTCACAGGATGCAAGCTGTGCTATTTGTGAGAGTGTTGCCCCGTTACCAAGGTACAAAG GTACACCCCGGTTGTGGAAACGACAGAGGATAGGCTATGTCATTTGGTTGGCTTTTTTAGCAACTTTATCAACGGTTTGTTTGTCACATAAAATTTATCATCGATGGGGAAACGAGCACTTTACTCTGTACATCATGTCATACTGTAGCTTTATGGGACCTGTGGCAGCAATCGCGCTCTACCGCTTGGTGGCGTTCTTCACACCGTGCCCGCCAGATGGCACCAGGGCCATCTATGCCTTGACCAATAGTCATGTAGTTGGACTTTTAAAACGTAGTGACGTGAGTAACTCCATCTGGGCTGGATATCTTTATCATCTCTCAGCATCAGtctgtttatttttgaacatttctttTGAGTTGCACCATGTTTTCACCGACTGCCCATCCCTTGATGGTTGGGGGTTATTTTACTTTGTGACAGAAACTTTCGCATTCTTTACGTTCTCATCGTTCTGGTACGTCACACTGCTCATGCGCCGTGCCATGcaagctgacatgaaaaaagTGGCACGCTTCCTCGAAGAAACTCACAACAACAACGCCCTGTGTCGACAGAGAATTATGGAaacttttgttgaattttcccgCCTCAATAGTTTCATGTCAGGTTGGATAGTTTTGCTGGTGAATGTCAACGCATTTAAATTATCCTGTCATTTATTTTGGAATTATGTCATTTATTCGGAGCAGAGTCACCTTGCCAGCGCGACACTGATAAATATGCTAATTTCTGTAGAAGTACTTACTTACTTCATTTTGCCGTTCTTCGCGGTCGGTTGGTTCAACATTGACTACATTTGGAAAAATTTCATGGCCCACGTTGAATACCTGCAAAGTGAAAACGAGTACTGGCCAtgttttaaaatgataaaacaccTTCAGCCGGCTGTAAACAACGTCACAATCACCCTAGTGTTTTCTGTCTTGACGGTGTTTCTATCATTGCAATTCACCACCCAATACGCCGAGTACTGGGATGAAGACTCCGTTTGTCATACTGTGTCTGCCATTTACAATATAACTACCGGGAAAATATGA